The genome window GCACCTCATTACCATTATTACAATGAGCATCCAGACCAGTCAAAATCTCATGTGTAATCATTTTGAGACAATTACAGAGACAAGATATGTTAAAACATCAGGGGATGACTCCTTTAAGCTTAGGAGAACTGATTGCATTTTTTAAACTGTAATTGTAAATCTTGAAGTGAAACATTTTAAGATGCCATAGGTTTTGTATTGTGTTGTATCCAAACAAAGCCTCAGTTTTCTGAAACAGTTACAAAGTTTATGAAATCTTTAATAATCTTAAAATTCCAATCGTATTTTATTTGTGTTTaggtggaggcagactatggtATTGATTGGGATGGACCGTACGGCTTTGATGACTTTGGAGGTCAAAGGGAACAAGTTGAAGTACCTCAGGTGCAGGTGCAGGTGCAGCTGCAGCGACACCTGACCGAGGAGGACATGGCTAGCTTACCTGACCCCAATGTTCCCTTCTTGGATGCACTAGACATCTACACAGCCACACTACAGTTGATGCAGTGACAGTCTCAGTCTCCCCTTCTCCTATCCAGAGGAACTACAACCACTACTGATATGGCAAGAATCAAACCCAGCATTTTTAAATACCGGCAACAGCATTACAGTCAATTAAGTTCACATGTAAAGGTTATAGTGCATTTTTAAGGTGCATTTTGGAAGCAAGAAGCAcaacatttgtttttctttttgaagTTGTCTTTATTCCACAACCTTAAACATTTGTCAATAAAATATCACACTCCTTAACTGTATGATattaaaatgtaaacattatTAAACGGTTTAAGGGGATAGTTCCTTATGGAGGTACTTCTGTATGATTGACTACAAATATATTCAACATGAGCATAGAACTATCTTTTTACAAACTGTTGAAAAATAAAGAGAAGCATCACTAAAATTTACAAACACTACAAACCAGGTGTGAAAATGTGGGAGTTAGGCTTCTCTTACTGCCTACCTCTGCTTTTAAAGACAGTTTCTCAGATCAGTCCAAACCCGAACTCTGTAGATCTCATAGATGCTTCCAGGTTTTCTTCGAATGCCTGGTAACTTTGGCACTTCAGTGAGAGTTTCAGCGTTGTGAGGCAGGTTGAGGCAACTGGCAGAGTAATTTCCGGAGATACTTCAACATAAAGGTGCTGGGGAGGTATACTCCAACCTGTCCAAAACTTCAGTAGTAGGTGTAGTTCCTGAGAAGACCCTACAAAGACAGTCATACCTTTTTGAAGTTTACCCGAACATAATTAGTCACTTCTTCACTGTAGAGTGATTTTTTTAAAAAGTGCACTTTCTGTagtaaaataaaacattgtttGCAAAATCTTATTTTTCACCAACATGTTTCCATAAATATGGACTCAATGTGAATAATTAGCAACAGCTCTAGGATATGAACAGTGTTCCGAATCCAATCTGTTTTAACATGTATAATCTGACCTTTTTCAATGTAGTCTCTCAAAAAGCCTGTGACCAGGCATGTCTCCTCCACGTTGCTGtggtcatcctcatcctcactatCTGGCATTGGCCAGATGATCCTTTTCAAGATGGTCTAAGaagtaaaaacattttcaaagacTATCAATTAAAGGGTATATCAACAGAGTAGAGCTACTTTGCAAATTTCACATTTAGAAAAGTACAGGTAGAAAAGGCAACCTTAATTGTATATAAAAATGGAGGCTTGTTACCTGAATGATAGAACTCCAAAATGTTACACTTAAAGCCTTATTTGTTGTATAATTACAATGACAATAACCATAATGATATGTATGTAAACAGTCAGCAGTTTCTTATGAGAAGCTAATTACCTGTGAGTCCATCACTTGTTCTGCTGATCTTGGGAAAAGGACCTTGGCTAGGGCCGGACGCTCTTTGATCATCGTGACAACACCGCTCTCTTTCAGCCCCCTACGGAGCTGCTTCATTTGTGTTCTTCTCCGTTCAACGACCTACAAAAATAAATTATCAATACGTTTAAGTATAATTTAGATACAGTTGTTGGTGAAAAAAAGACATTATTACACTAGTGAATCTGTTTGTTTTACAACATACTTAGCATAATTATTTGGGGTTGGACtacttttaatgttttttacccaataaaaagtttttaaaaatcAAAGATGTAAATCCAGACAAGAAGGTAGCCTAACTAATGGGGGGATTTTGTgtatgctgtatgtgtgtgtgtgagtttgtgtaagtgtgcgtGTACTCTGTATTTATAAGTGCTTGTATATATATGTGGATATTTCAgttataatgataataatagaagcaaagaaataaataaaaataacaaaaataatagaataaataagaaaaaaagagaaaaagtacTTAATTTCATTTATAATTATTCATATACCGCATGCTGTAGGATTTTCTGTGCCAACCACCTCCTGTTGTTATTATTGATGGGAGGAAGATCCCAGCTGAAGGCTAAGTTGTTCACCTCGCATCGTTCCTGTGGGGTCAGTTTTCTCTGACTATCAAGCTGCAATTAATAAAGTAAGGCAATGGTATATCACTTTTATGGTCTATGCTATGTTAAATACGAAGTAAACATATTTGCATGATAGCATAGGAATAATCAATTCaaatgaataaaacaaaaaGGGTCATGACAATAAAACAACTTCAAGTGACACTTACTACAGACACTACATCAACAACATCTGTATCAGGGCGGTCAGCAACCTCAGGTGCCACAAACTCCTCGTTACTTCCAACAATTAGCTGCAACATTGCTGGACTCAGTCCAGTGAATCGAGGACCTCCATGAATAAAAGAATGTCCTATGGCACGTCCAGCTACTCGGAAAAGGTCTCCATCTATCAGGGCTTTGGAAGTGGATGGGACCTTGTGATCGCCTGTCCCATTGAACAGAAGAGTTCTGGTAGTGTTCTCTGAGagttagaaaaaaagaaagaaaaaaaaagctgttttctGGTGAGACAGTAGCATTATCCTGAGGTTTTTCAATCGCAGTTCAAGGAAATATCTAGCTCTGATAATGATATACAGTGTCACACAAACAGATTATGGTGAGTCAAAATACCAGACATGAGAGAAGACAATTTTCCGTTAAAGAATACACACAATACGCCCTCAGATGTCAATTTGAGATCAATTTTGGAGACCAACCTTTCCAAATCCAAAAAGGGGCCACCTAGTCAGAGCCAATTAATCCAACCCCACTACTTCTGTTTGAGTTTGAGTCTGTTTGAACTtgtatgcttttttttttttacaaacaatacAATAAACTGTTAAACTCACCGAAGACAAGGTCGAAACCAAACTGGATTTTTTCCATCACCATAGACAGGAAGTGCCGTTTTACACCATCTCCAATAGCTGCATCACCTGAAATACAAGGACGTACTCTGTAGACTTAATAGGAATGTGTAAGGGTCAATTTCAATAGATTTGTATTTCCTGCTTAACTACTTCCTGAAGGTGTGCCTGATCATGGTTATTGTGACTGCTGCGGTAAGGCACATCTGGATTAATCAATTTGGCATGTAATGTAAGACAGGAAATAAAGGAGCTGTTTTAATCTAAGGAAGTAGTGGAGCAGGGCATAAAGCCTATTCAGCTAGTTAAAAGATTTACTTCAGTTTCAAGTTGTAATCACTGTTCTTATTACAAATTTTGCAGTTAAACTCATTTAATGAAAGATACCTACCAGTCAGTATAACAGAAAATGGGCTTGCCCAGTCAATTCCTGTTTTTTTGTAGAAAGTTAGAATCTCTCTTTCACGATCTTCCTCAGTGGATCTGAGATCAAGCCTGGCAACCAACCCTGGCTTGAGTTCAGCATTGTTGAGCAAGTGACGTCGAAACATGTTGGCTGCCTCGTAAACATCAGGCTCTGTTGTCCACTCTAAAAATCACTTAGTTATAAGTGCACAGCAGCTAAAAGTTCCTTCTATTTTGTAAGGACAACATAAATATCAGTACTTTTATTCATTAACTGTATATGGTTATAAACAATAAGACAGTTGCACCTTCAGAGCTGCTACTTTGATTTTCTTCACGTGGATTTTGGTTGCTTGATGAGCTAGCAGCAGCTGAGGTTCCTGCCTGGACCTCTTCTGAGCTTCCTGACTGGGTATTCTCAAGGGTTTCTTCAGCAGTtgaatctgaattattttttctTGGAATGATAGCAGGAAATTGTTAATACACTGAAGAAATCTAAAACATCAATAACAGTTCAGTGTGTGAGACACTAATAAAACACCAAAACAACATTTTTGTGTCAACTGATGTTTTAGGAAAATAAAATGTCGTAGGACTTCACAATTTACACCATGTAGATTCATGTATAAACAAGAAATATGTCTCACTTCTCACAACAGTCAATGTGGCCTTGAATCTCAGAGAAGCTAAATATCTCTGCACAGTAGACACATTCCACCATTGG of Hypomesus transpacificus isolate Combined female unplaced genomic scaffold, fHypTra1 scaffold_60, whole genome shotgun sequence contains these proteins:
- the LOC124465559 gene encoding uncharacterized protein LOC124465559; its protein translation is MVECVYCAEIFSFSEIQGHIDCCEKKNNSDSTAEETLENTQSGSSEEVQAGTSAAASSSSNQNPREENQSSSSEEWTTEPDVYEAANMFRRHLLNNAELKPGLVARLDLRSTEEDREREILTFYKKTGIDWASPFSVILTAIGDGVKRHFLSMVMEKIQFGFDLVFENTTRTLLFNGTGDHKVPSTSKALIDGDLFRVAGRAIGHSFIHGGPRFTGLSPAMLQLIVGSNEEFVAPEVADRPDTDVVDVVSVLDSQRKLTPQERCEVNNLAFSWDLPPINNNNRRWLAQKILQHAVVERRRTQMKQLRRGLKESGVVTMIKERPALAKVLFPRSAEQVMDSQTILKRIIWPMPDSEDEDDHSNVEETCLVTGFLRDYIEKGSSQELHLLLKFWTGWSIPPQHLYVEVSPEITLPVASTCLTTLKLSLKCQSYQAFEENLEASMRSTEFGFGLI